From Pseudomonas vanderleydeniana, the proteins below share one genomic window:
- a CDS encoding GGDEF domain-containing protein: protein MTASVTRVGAPAQDEPEHDLFRSETDALEHARSILALTEADAPVYQQALADLTAHFERLMRETRRLIRRSDRAEREMNALNTQLQTLARQLEYRATHDALTGVLNRGAVIDLTVQALQKTGAVMVVLDIDHFKHINDEFGHPAGDAVIQGIVSCLRQIVGNAGFIGRVGGEEFTVLIPGGTLEAGLALAESLRAAIAAHVFGQPVNRQITASFGVSASPMGTSFDCAYGRADAALYQAKRAGRNRVEAAQPDTVQPAGEEHASPAA from the coding sequence ATGACCGCTTCAGTCACTCGCGTAGGCGCACCGGCACAGGATGAGCCCGAACACGACCTGTTCCGCAGCGAAACTGACGCCCTCGAACACGCCCGTTCGATCCTGGCCCTGACTGAAGCCGATGCACCGGTGTACCAGCAGGCGCTCGCCGATCTGACCGCCCACTTCGAACGCCTGATGCGCGAAACGCGCCGGCTGATCCGGCGCAGCGACCGCGCCGAGCGTGAAATGAACGCACTCAACACCCAGTTGCAGACCTTGGCGCGCCAGCTTGAATACCGGGCCACCCACGATGCCCTCACCGGCGTGCTGAACCGCGGCGCGGTCATCGACCTGACCGTGCAGGCCCTGCAGAAGACCGGTGCGGTGATGGTGGTGCTGGACATCGATCACTTCAAGCACATCAACGACGAGTTCGGCCATCCCGCCGGCGATGCGGTGATCCAGGGCATCGTCAGTTGCCTGCGGCAGATCGTCGGCAATGCCGGGTTCATTGGTCGTGTCGGTGGCGAGGAGTTCACCGTACTGATTCCTGGCGGGACGCTTGAGGCCGGCCTGGCGTTGGCCGAAAGCCTGCGTGCAGCGATTGCCGCCCACGTCTTCGGGCAGCCGGTGAACCGGCAGATCACCGCGAGCTTCGGTGTCAGCGCCAGCCCGATGGGCACCAGCTTCGACTGTGCCTACGGCCGGGCGGATGCGGCGTTGTACCAGGCCAAGCGCGCCGGCAGGAACCGCGTGGAAGCGGCGCAGCCGGATACTGTGCAACCGGCGGGAGAAGAACACGCCTCCCCCGCCGCCTGA
- a CDS encoding OprD family porin translates to MSVKINLLTLAVSLGLAQVAMADSIADQSDAKGFVEDSSLNLHLKNQYFDRDRKDGKSDLKDWTQGIFGNYSSGFTQGTVGFGVDAFGYWGIKLDGGPGTAGTGNLPIGRDGSPEDDYAKAGAALKLRVSKTELRYGDMQPTAPVFAAGGTRLIPETATGFDLQSSEIKGLDLEAGHFTSGTGVVTTSHDHDLYATYANVPTNAVSFLGGKYSVNDDLSFTLYGSEFQDIWRQYYTNANYTLPLSPGQSLNFDFNLYRTLDEGQAKAGAINNTTFSFATAYTFLTAHTVTLAFQKVHGDTPFDYAGFGTNGPGDGGDSILLANSVQYSDFNGPGEKSWQARYDLNMKSYGVPGLSFMTRYIHGDDIDGTKMAADSPYRAYGYGANGEHHETDVEAKYVVQGGPAKDLSLRLRQSFHRGNADQAEGNNNELRLIADYPISIF, encoded by the coding sequence ATGTCGGTAAAGATCAACTTGCTCACACTGGCGGTTTCACTGGGCCTGGCCCAGGTCGCGATGGCCGACTCCATCGCCGACCAGAGTGACGCCAAGGGCTTCGTCGAAGACAGCAGCCTCAACCTGCACCTGAAGAACCAGTACTTCGACCGTGACCGCAAGGATGGCAAATCCGACCTCAAGGATTGGACCCAGGGCATCTTCGGCAACTACAGCTCCGGCTTCACCCAGGGCACCGTCGGGTTCGGCGTGGATGCCTTCGGTTACTGGGGCATCAAGCTCGACGGCGGCCCGGGGACCGCGGGTACCGGCAACCTGCCAATCGGCCGCGACGGTTCTCCCGAGGATGACTACGCCAAGGCCGGTGCCGCGCTCAAGCTGCGGGTCTCCAAGACCGAATTGCGTTACGGCGACATGCAGCCGACCGCTCCGGTCTTCGCTGCCGGCGGCACCCGGCTGATCCCGGAAACCGCCACCGGCTTCGATCTGCAGAGCAGCGAGATCAAGGGGCTGGACCTGGAGGCCGGGCATTTCACCAGCGGCACCGGTGTGGTCACCACCAGTCATGACCACGACCTGTACGCGACCTACGCCAACGTTCCCACCAACGCGGTCAGCTTCCTGGGTGGCAAGTACAGCGTCAATGACGACCTGAGTTTCACCCTCTACGGTTCCGAGTTCCAGGATATCTGGCGCCAGTACTACACCAACGCCAACTACACCCTGCCGCTCTCGCCGGGGCAATCGCTGAACTTCGACTTCAACCTCTACCGCACGCTCGACGAGGGCCAGGCCAAGGCCGGTGCGATCAACAACACCACCTTCTCCTTCGCGACCGCCTACACCTTCCTGACCGCCCACACGGTGACCCTGGCGTTCCAGAAGGTGCACGGCGATACGCCGTTCGACTACGCCGGCTTCGGTACCAATGGCCCCGGTGACGGTGGCGACTCGATCCTGCTGGCCAACTCCGTGCAGTACTCGGACTTCAACGGCCCGGGCGAGAAATCCTGGCAGGCGCGCTACGACCTGAACATGAAGAGCTATGGCGTGCCGGGGCTGAGCTTCATGACCCGCTACATCCACGGCGATGACATCGATGGCACCAAGATGGCTGCGGACAGCCCCTACCGGGCCTATGGCTATGGCGCCAACGGCGAGCACCATGAGACCGACGTCGAGGCCAAGTACGTGGTCCAGGGAGGGCCGGCCAAGGACCTGTCCCTGCGCCTGCGCCAATCGTTCCACCGGGGCAACGCCGACCAGGCCGAAGGCAACAACAACGAGCTGCGGCTGATCGCCGACTACCCGATCTCGATCTTCTGA
- a CDS encoding SiaB family protein kinase, giving the protein MINSNAAHPDYHFFDLAQQRNVIFYHMGYFSHTIVSAMAEVVRLQLEISGVNGPTRRKLFSSFVELSQNIIHYSSDSLPNEPGEESALRQGAVCISSEGDRHLMLCANPIATHDVDRLRAKLEPLRNMSLEEIKQAYKVTLRAETPAESKGAGLGFLTMARDASAPLEFAFFPRADEPGTTLFCLKATI; this is encoded by the coding sequence ATGATCAATTCGAATGCTGCCCACCCCGACTACCACTTCTTCGATCTGGCCCAGCAGCGCAACGTGATCTTCTATCACATGGGGTATTTCTCCCACACCATCGTCAGCGCGATGGCCGAGGTGGTCAGGCTGCAGTTGGAGATCTCCGGGGTGAACGGACCGACGCGACGCAAGCTGTTCTCCTCCTTCGTCGAACTGTCGCAGAACATCATTCACTACTCCTCCGACTCGTTGCCCAACGAGCCCGGCGAAGAGTCGGCGCTGCGCCAGGGCGCGGTGTGCATCAGCAGCGAAGGTGACCGCCACCTGATGCTGTGCGCCAACCCCATCGCCACCCACGACGTCGACCGCCTGCGGGCAAAGCTCGAACCGCTGCGCAACATGTCCCTTGAAGAGATCAAGCAGGCCTACAAGGTCACCCTGCGGGCGGAGACACCCGCGGAAAGCAAGGGCGCGGGCCTGGGGTTCCTGACCATGGCGCGCGACGCCAGCGCACCGCTGGAGTTCGCGTTTTTCCCAAGAGCGGACGAACCGGGCACCACGCTGTTCTGCCTCAAAGCAACTATCTGA
- a CDS encoding SpoIIE family protein phosphatase translates to MQMPAIEADSTNALVMETFSSQKEMVCLAVVEDARPIGLINRNIFLSMMSKPFHRELYDKKSCIAFMDKEPLIVDAGMSIEELTFKTVESGEKALSDGFIVTRDGRFAGLGSGLQLMAVVAAMQAEKNRQIMQSIEYASVIQRSMLRASRDTLKSTLEDAVLLWEPRDVVGGDFYHFCAYHDGWFGAIADCTGHGVPGAFMTLIASSSLTQALARLGPRDPGALLAAVNRSVKELLGQVHGSEGTPESDDGLDAAFLWFDNATQTLSFAGARMALHVLPPSAEQMETLAGQRVGVGYVDSAIDYQWPLNRITLAPASLVFIATDGLTDQIGGPRNIAFGKSKAFNTILEHRNQPATVICDALQRTLANWQGEQARRDDLTLFCARLGNRP, encoded by the coding sequence ATGCAGATGCCGGCGATCGAGGCCGACAGCACCAACGCCCTGGTGATGGAGACCTTCAGTTCGCAGAAGGAAATGGTGTGCCTGGCAGTGGTCGAAGACGCCCGTCCCATCGGCCTGATCAATCGCAACATCTTCCTGTCGATGATGAGCAAGCCGTTTCATCGCGAGCTGTACGACAAGAAAAGCTGCATTGCCTTCATGGACAAGGAGCCGCTGATCGTCGACGCCGGAATGAGCATCGAGGAACTGACCTTCAAGACCGTCGAGTCCGGCGAAAAGGCCCTGTCCGACGGTTTCATCGTCACCCGTGACGGACGCTTCGCCGGACTCGGCAGCGGCCTGCAACTGATGGCGGTGGTCGCCGCGATGCAGGCCGAGAAGAATCGCCAGATCATGCAGAGCATCGAGTACGCGAGCGTTATCCAGCGCTCGATGCTGCGCGCCTCGCGCGATACCCTCAAGTCGACCCTGGAAGACGCGGTCCTGCTATGGGAACCGCGGGATGTCGTCGGTGGTGACTTCTATCACTTCTGCGCGTACCACGATGGCTGGTTCGGCGCGATCGCCGACTGCACCGGCCACGGCGTTCCCGGCGCATTCATGACCCTCATCGCCTCCTCGTCACTGACCCAGGCCCTCGCACGGCTCGGTCCCCGCGACCCCGGCGCATTGCTGGCGGCGGTCAACCGCAGCGTCAAGGAACTGCTGGGACAAGTGCATGGCAGCGAGGGCACGCCCGAATCCGACGACGGTCTGGACGCCGCCTTCCTCTGGTTCGACAACGCCACCCAGACCCTGAGTTTCGCCGGTGCGCGCATGGCCCTCCACGTCCTGCCACCCAGCGCCGAGCAGATGGAAACCCTGGCCGGACAACGGGTCGGCGTCGGCTACGTGGACAGCGCCATCGACTACCAATGGCCGCTGAACCGCATCACGCTGGCCCCGGCCAGCCTGGTGTTCATCGCCACCGACGGCCTGACCGACCAGATCGGCGGCCCGCGCAACATCGCCTTCGGCAAGAGCAAGGCGTTCAACACGATACTGGAGCACCGCAATCAGCCGGCGACCGTCATCTGCGATGCCCTGCAACGCACGCTGGCCAATTGGCAAGGAGAGCAGGCCCGGCGTGACGACCTCACCCTTTTCTGTGCGCGTCTTGGAAACCGACCATGA
- the cfa gene encoding cyclopropane fatty acyl phospholipid synthase, which yields MQSKCEDSLVSRSCNTPDTSSESIPRSGSHRLAEELLDKAGLRLDGRAPWDMRLNRPGVPERALSEGSLGLGEAYMDGDWDAEQLDEFFARLLRSGLADGVNPMAMLFHAARVKLLNLQNRKRAWQVGEQHYDLGSDFYASMLDPRMAYTCGYWREADNLAEAQDAKLDLICRKLRLEPGMRVLDIGCGWGSFMSYAAQHYGVECVGVTISRDQAEWARQRYAGLPLEFRLQDYRDVDEPFDHIVSIGMFEHVGRKNHRVYMETAARCLKDDGLFLLHTIGKNRRHSTTDRWIDKYIFPNGDLPSIGQIGDAVDGLFVVEDLHNFGADYDKTLMAWYDNFEAAWPRFAGQMGERFRRMWRYYLLSCAGAFRARDIQLWQWVLSKKGVVGGYQRVS from the coding sequence ATGCAGTCAAAGTGCGAAGATTCTTTAGTCTCCCGTTCCTGCAATACCCCCGACACTTCCTCCGAAAGTATTCCGCGCAGCGGTTCCCATCGCCTGGCCGAAGAGCTGCTTGACAAGGCCGGCCTGCGCCTGGACGGTCGCGCGCCGTGGGACATGCGCCTCAACCGCCCGGGCGTACCGGAGCGCGCCCTGTCCGAAGGCAGCCTGGGGCTGGGCGAGGCCTACATGGACGGCGACTGGGATGCCGAGCAGTTGGATGAATTCTTTGCCCGCCTGCTGCGCTCGGGGCTGGCCGATGGGGTCAACCCGATGGCCATGCTGTTCCATGCCGCGCGGGTCAAGTTGCTCAACCTGCAGAACCGCAAGCGGGCCTGGCAGGTCGGTGAACAGCATTACGACCTGGGCAGCGATTTCTACGCGAGCATGCTCGACCCGCGCATGGCCTACACCTGTGGCTACTGGCGCGAGGCCGACAACCTGGCCGAGGCACAGGATGCCAAGCTTGACCTGATCTGCCGCAAGCTGCGCCTGGAACCCGGCATGCGGGTGCTGGACATCGGTTGTGGCTGGGGCAGCTTCATGTCCTATGCGGCGCAGCACTATGGTGTCGAATGCGTCGGCGTGACCATTTCCCGGGACCAGGCCGAGTGGGCCCGGCAGCGTTATGCCGGGCTGCCGCTGGAGTTCCGCCTGCAGGACTACCGTGATGTCGACGAACCGTTCGATCACATCGTCAGCATCGGCATGTTCGAGCATGTCGGGCGCAAGAATCATCGGGTCTACATGGAAACCGCCGCGCGCTGCCTCAAGGATGACGGGCTGTTCCTGTTGCACACCATCGGCAAGAACCGGCGCCACTCCACCACCGATCGCTGGATCGACAAGTACATCTTCCCCAATGGCGACCTGCCTTCCATTGGCCAGATCGGCGATGCCGTCGACGGCCTGTTCGTCGTCGAGGACCTGCACAACTTCGGCGCCGACTACGACAAGACCCTGATGGCCTGGTACGACAACTTCGAAGCGGCCTGGCCGCGCTTTGCCGGGCAGATGGGCGAGCGCTTCCGTCGCATGTGGCGTTACTACCTGTTGTCCTGTGCCGGTGCATTCCGCGCCAGGGACATCCAGCTCTGGCAGTGGGTGCTGTCGAAGAAAGGTGTGGTGGGCGGTTACCAGCGTGTGTCCTGA
- a CDS encoding DUF1987 domain-containing protein yields MDNFYIEATATSPEVDFRFDQDLLTIKGESYPENAAAFYAPVIQQLRTYLASREDTVITTHIALAYFNSSSTKMLFSIFDALDQAAQSGNEMQVNWYHDEEDETIFEFGEELKADFTAIVFNDHATTPQ; encoded by the coding sequence ATGGACAATTTCTACATCGAAGCAACCGCCACCTCGCCGGAAGTCGACTTTCGTTTCGATCAGGACCTGCTGACGATCAAGGGCGAGTCCTACCCGGAAAATGCCGCCGCCTTCTATGCCCCGGTCATCCAGCAACTGCGTACCTACCTCGCCTCCCGCGAGGACACCGTGATCACCACCCACATTGCGCTGGCCTACTTCAACAGCTCGAGCACCAAGATGCTGTTCAGCATCTTCGACGCCCTGGACCAGGCCGCCCAGTCGGGTAACGAAATGCAGGTGAACTGGTACCACGACGAGGAGGACGAGACCATTTTCGAATTCGGTGAAGAACTGAAGGCCGACTTCACCGCGATCGTCTTCAACGATCATGCCACGACCCCACAATGA